A DNA window from Ornithodoros turicata isolate Travis chromosome 10, ASM3712646v1, whole genome shotgun sequence contains the following coding sequences:
- the LOC135370268 gene encoding intraflagellar transport protein 22 homolog: MFKLKIVVVGPLQSGKTAISNFLAEATESSHGQYSPTVGVRILEFESESIAVKGRQRRASIELWDCSGDEKYESCWPAIAKDAHGVMLVHNPNQKNIEKELETWYNSFVLSQGMDDEQCAVFQYRSSGHTKTMHPHAFARFYWATSGMDDNGGESLKQDFYRYLERLLNVVSEKHDQEELNIISRD; the protein is encoded by the exons ATGTTCAAACTGAAGATAGTTGTAGTTGGACCATTACAA TCTGGAAAAACTGCAATCTCTAATTTCCTGGCAGAGGCAACTGAAAGCTCACATGGACAATACTCCCCCACAGTAGGTGTAAG AATCTTGGAATTTGAGAGCGAGTCAATCGCGGTGAAAGGACGCCAAAGAAGGGCATCAATTGAACTCTGGGACTGCAGCGGAGACGAAAA GTATGAGTCTTGCTGGCCAGCTATTGCGAAGGATGCGCACGGAGTGATGCTTGTACACAACCCAAATCAGAAAAATATCGAGAAAGAGTTGGAAACATG GTACAACAGCTTCGTGCTCTCCCAAGGCATGGATGATGAGCAGTGCGCTGTGTTTCAGTATCGAAGCTCTGGACACACGAAGACCATGCATCCCCACG CATTCGCCAGATTCTACTGGGCAACAAGCGGTATGGATGACAACGGTGGCGAATCGCTAAAGCAAGATTTCTACAGATACCTGGAAAGGCTGCTAAACGTCGTTAGCGAGAAGCACGACCAGGAGGAGCTCAATATAATCAGTCGCGACTGA
- the LOC135370852 gene encoding probable 3-hydroxybutyryl-CoA dehydrogenase, whose translation MVRVAVIGCGGLGANVAGELAFHGHEVRTYDSSSVALDRLQPRLAEDRKALRECGILAQPAFVGAVFCMSRLQEALKGAEIVVECINDDVGAKAELMEVVSRNCSPNSVLASSSLRVDVEAIFERAVYPERCLGMRFLFPVYAIPEVELQLCAATSTATLNRVRVFLERMGKTCFLRAGPEPLILTDVEREARRTRALQSTSRSRRFPVVPRCTLPDLPNQDTLCRTLTAELEASGGGASSSAGGIGRERDCVVCMDEERNCVLHPCHHLCTCAQCGRMLLKRQDACPVCRRHIASIFRVFHS comes from the exons ATGGTGCGGGTAGCCGTTATCGGCTGCGGTGGACTCGGCGCGAACGTAGCTGGAGAGCTGGCATTCCACGGACACGAGGTGCGTACGTATGACTCGTCTAGCGTGGCCCTCGACCGACTGCAGCCTCGGCTAGCGGAAGATCGCAAGGCCCTCAGAGAGTGCGGCATCCTCGCTCAGCCAGCTTTCGTCGGAGCTGTCTTCTGCATGAGTCGCCTTCAAGAAGCATTGAAA GGAGCGGAAATTGTGGTGGAGTGCATCAACGATGACGTGGGAGCGAAAGCGGAGCTCATGGAGGTTGTGTCCCGCAATTGCAGCCCAAACAGCGTCTTGGCTTCTAGCAGCTTGCGTGTCGACGTTGAAGCTATCTTTGAGCGCGCTGTGTATCCCGAACGTTGCCTCGGCATGCGTTTCCTTTTCCCAGTCTATGCCATTCCTGAG GTGGAGTTACAACTGTGTGCGGCCACCTCAACTGCAACTCTCAACCGTGTGCGTGTCTTCTTGGAACGAATGGGTAAGACCTGTTTTCTTCGTGCTGGTCCGGAGCCTCTTATTCTGACCGACGTGGAGAGAGAAGCTCGGCGGACCAGGGCGCTTCAATCAACGTCGCGCTCACGAAGGTTTCCCGTCGTTCCGCGCTGCACCCTACCGGACTTACCGAATCAG GACACTTTATGCCGGACACTGACGGCTGAACTTGAAGCATCTGGAGGGGGAGCATCGAGCAGTGCTGGAGGCATTGGACGCGAGAGAGACTGCGTCGTTTGCATGGACGAAGAGCGCAACTGTGTTCTGCACCCGTGTCACCACCTGTGCACGTGCGCTCAGTGTGGACGGATGCTGTTGAAGCGTCAGGACGCCTGTCCCGTTTGTCGAAGGCACATTGCTTCCATCTTCCGTGTCTTTCACTCGTGA